One Oryza brachyantha chromosome 3, ObraRS2, whole genome shotgun sequence DNA segment encodes these proteins:
- the LOC102706274 gene encoding pentatricopeptide repeat-containing protein At2g22070, whose product MRDAAALELHAAAAARPPATAAAASEHYARLLQLCQTVANPGAGRAVHGRAVKAGLLASAYLCNNLLSYYAEAAGGLRDARRLFEEIPAARRNVFTWNSLLSMLAKSGRLADARGVFAEMPERDAVSWTVMVVGLNRAGRFGEAVKTLLDMTADGFTPTQFTLTNVLSACAVTRAGAVGRKVHSFVVKLGLGSCVPVANSVLNMYGKCGDAETASTVFEMMRVRSVSSWNAMVSLNTHLGRMGLAKSLFESMPDRSIVSWNAMIAGYNQNGADAKALEFFSRMLHESSMAPDEFTITSVLSACANLGMVRIGKQMHAYILRTVMAYNSQVTNALISTYAKSGSVKNARRIMDQAVAADLNVISFTALLEGYVKIGDIESAKEIFDVMNNRDVIAWTAMIVGYEQNGRNDEAIDLFRLMIRSGPEPNSYTLAAVLSVCASLACLDYGKQIHCKAIRSLLEQSSSVSNAIITMYARSGSFQWARRMFDQVCWRKETITWTSMIAALAQHGQGEDAVGLFEEMLRTGVEPDRITYVGVLSACAHAGFVSQGKRHYEQMQNEHQIVPEMSHYACMVDLLARAGLFSEAQEFIRQMPVQPDAIAWGSLLSACRVHKNAELAELAAVRLLSIDPNNSGAYSAIANVYSACGRWSDAARVWKLRKDRAVRKETGFSWTHVGGKLHVFGADDVLHPQRDAVYGMAARVWGQIKEAGFVPDLQCVLHDVDDELKEELLSRHSEKLAIAFGLISTPEKTTLRIMKNLRVCNDCHTAIKFVSRVTDREIIVRDATRFHHFRDGLCSCKDYW is encoded by the coding sequence ATGCGAGATGCCGCCGCCTTGGAgctgcacgccgccgcggcggcgcggccgccggcgacggctgccGCCGCGAGCGAACACTACGCGCGGCTGCTGCAGCTCTGCCAGACGGTGGCTAACCCGGGCGCTGGCCGTGCCGTCCACGGGCGCGCCGTCAAGGCTGGCCTCCTCGCGAGCGCGTACCTCTGCAACAACCTGCTCTCCTACTacgccgaggccgccggcggGTTGCGGGATGCGCGCCGCCTGTTCGAAGAGatcccggcggcgcggcggaatGTGTTCACGTGGAACTCGCTCCTGTCGATGCTCGCCAAGTCTGGGCGCCTGGCCGACGCCCGCGGCGTGTTCGCCGAAATGCCCGAGAGGGATGCCGTCTCCTGGACCGTCATGGTCGTCGGGCTCaaccgcgccggccgcttcgGGGAGGCTGTCAAGACCCTCCTGGACATGACTGCCGATGGGTTTACGCCAACGCAGTTCACACTAACCAATGTGCTCTCGGCGTGTGCTGTGACACGGGCTGGCGCAGTTGGGAGGAAAGTTCATTCCTTCGTCGTCAAGCTCGGGCTCGGCAGCTGCGTGCCGGTGGCGAACTCGGTGCTCAACATGTATGGCAAGTGTGGGGATGCCGAGACGGCGAGCACTGTGTTTGAAATGATGCGGGTGCGAAGCGTGTCAAGCTGGAACGCCATGGTGTCTCTGAACACTCATCTGGGGAGGATGGGCCTTGCCAAATCCTTGTTCGAGAGCATGCCAGACCGGAGCATCGTCTCATGGAATGCCATGATTGCAGGGTACAACCAGAATGGGGCTGATGCCAAGGCACTGGAGTTTTTCTCACGAATGCTTCATGAGTCCTCCATGGCACCAGATGAATTCACCATCACCAGTGTGCTATCAGCTTGTGCGAACCTTGGCATGGTAAGGATCGGAAAGCAGATGCATGCCTATATCCTAAGAACTGTAATGGCATACAATAGTCAGGTCACAAATGCTCTCATCTCGACATACGCCAAATCTGGCAGTGTTAAGAATGCCAGGAGGATTATGGATCAGGCAGTGGCAGCTGATCTGAATGTGATATCCTTCACTGCCCTTCTGGAAGGCTATGTCAAGATTGGGGACATAGAGAGTGCAAAGGAAATTTTCGATGTTATGAATAACCGAGATGTTATTGCCTGGACTGCAATGATTGTAGGTTATGAGCAGAATGGCCGCAACGATGAGGCCATAGATCTCTTCAGGTTAATGATCAGAAGCGGCCCAGAACCGAACAGCTATACGTTGGCCGCTGTTCTTAGTGTCTGTGCAAGCCTGGCATGCCTTGATTATGGGAAGCAGATCCACTGCAAGGCTATAAGATCATTGCTAGAGCAATCTAGTTCAGTCAGCAATGCCATCATTACCATGTACGCAAGGTCAGGCAGCTTCCAATGGGCCAGGAGGATGTTTGATCAGGTTTGCTGGCGCAAGGAGACCATCACATGGACATCCATGATCGCAGCTCTAGCACAGCATGGCCAGGGAGAGGACGCTGTTGGCCTGTTCGAAGAAATGCTTCGCACTGGCGTGGAACCGGATCGCATTACCTACGTCGGCGTGCTGTCAGCCTGCGCACACGCAGGTTTCGTCAGCCAAGGGAAGAGGCACTACGAGCAGATGCAGAATGAGCACCAGATCGTGCCAGAGATGAGCCATTACGCTTGCATGGTCGACCTCCTCGCCCGTGCCGGCCTCTTCTCTGAAGCCCAGGAGTTCATCCGACAAATGCCTGTTCAGCCGGACGCAATAGCCTGGGGATCGCTCCTTTCAGCCTGCAGAGTGCACAAGAACGCAGAGCTGGCGGAGCTCGCGGCGGTGAGGCTTCTGTCGATTGATCCCAACAACAGCGGCGCCTACTCCGCCATTGCCAACGTCTACTCCGCCTGCGGGAGGTGGAGCGACGCGGCGAGGGTCTGGAAGCTGAGGAAGGACAGGGCGGTGAGGAAGGAGACGGGGTTCAGCTGGACGCACGTCGGCGGCAAGCTCCACGTcttcggcgccgacgacgtgcTGCACCCGCAGCGGGACGCCGTCTATGGGATGGCCGCGAGGGTGTGGGGGCAGATCAAGGAGGCCGGGTTCGTGCCCGACCTGCAGTGCGTGCTgcacgacgtcgacgacgagctGAAGGAGGAGTTGCTGAGCCGCCACAGCGAGAAGCTCGCCATCGCGTTCGGCCTCATCAGCACGCCGGAGAAGACGACGCTGCGGATCATGAAGAACCTGCGCGTGTGCAACGACTGCCACACCGCGATCAAGTTCGTCTCCAGGGTCACGGACAGGGAGATCATCGTGCGGGACGCGACGAGGTTTCATCATTTCAGGGATGGGCTCTGCTCGTGTAAAGATTATTGGTAG
- the LOC102718633 gene encoding protein AE7-like 1: protein MTVGMINANPVVHERPERAAHPHAAHPHAADALDALDVFDTVRDIKDPEHPYSLEQLSVLSEESVSVDEKLGRIQITFTPTVQHCSMATVIGLCLRLKLMQNYPPHFKIDIKVAPGSLANEESVNKQLNDKERVAAALENPNLRQLVDECVCSNESHSH, encoded by the exons atgacgGTGGGGATGATCAACGCGAACCCGGTGGTGCACGAGAGGCCGGAGCGCGCCGCCCACCCGCACGCCGCCCACCCgcacgccgccgacgcgctcgACGCCCTCGACGTCTTCG ATACGGTGCGGGACATCAAGGACCCGGAGCACCCCTACTCGCTGGAGCAGCTCAGCGTGCTCTCGGAGGAGTCCGTCTCCGTCGACGAGAAGCTCGGCCGCATCCA GATAACCTTCACTCCAACTGTGCAGCACTGTAGTATGGCTACAGTGATTGGTCTGTGCCTTCGTCTTAAGTTAATGCAGAACTATCCTCCACATTTTAAG ATTGACATTAAAGTTGCTCCGGGATCTCTTGCTAATGAAGAATCGG TAAACAAGCAACTGAATGACAAGGAGAGGGTAGCAGCAGCCTTGGAGAACCCCAACCTACGCCAGTTGGTTGATGAGTGTGTTTGTTCCAACGAGTCACACTCACACTAA
- the LOC102718911 gene encoding uncharacterized protein At1g01500 has protein sequence MADEVAFETARKIIMHPLYTPRSSPWLDLKVFYVRVSNCEVDESAPDRLTLNHIPLSPDTVIEVNGQRSSMHTEFISSSLRRDRVDKMTEEATFVSTDSIRMTGSVRFQVFDKNDLLLTGDLELCSANGVVGEPKNSSKRWNMKCQPASSCNGFLKGKLSTGSEPVHPVIEVYLAGTFCGTPIILTKTVQHISRRKSQMKLKLDSIPENEATEQQKEELHDDSLQVSELHNPKSETDVDVDYNSLYSRQDFIEGEDGELSWFNAGVRVGVGIGLGICVGVGLGVGLLVRTYQSTSRNFRRRLP, from the exons ATGGCCGACGAGGTGGCTTTCGAGACTGCTAGGAAGATCATCATGCACCCGCTTTACACGCCAAGGTCTTCGCCATGGCTTGACTTGAAGGTGTTCTACGTTAGGGTGAGCAATTGCGAGGTGGATGAGTCTGCGCCGGACCGTCTCACGCTCAACCACATCCCGCTTTCTCCTGACACGGTCATTGAGGTGAATGGTCAGCGGAGCAGCATGCACACAGAGTTCATCTCTTCATCCCTCAGAAGGGACAGGGTCGACAAAATGACCGAGGAGGCTACATTTGTGAGCACAGATAGTATAAGGATGACAGGGAGTGTCAGGTTTCAGGTGTTCGATAAGAATGATCTGTTGCTTACAGGTGACCTAGAGTTGTGCAGTGCCAATGGAGTGGTTGGGGAACCGAAGAACAGCAGCAAGAGATGGAATATGAAATGCCAACCAGCATCATCATGCAACGGTTTTCTGAAGGGGAAGCTTTCCACAGGCTCAGAGCCTGTACATCCTGTGATAGAGGTGTATCTTGCTGGCACTTTCTGTGGCACACCTATTATATTGACAAAGACTGTCCAGCATATATCACGGAGGAAGTCCCAAATGAAACTAAAGCTTGATTCCATCCCTGAGAATGAAGCAACTgaacaacaaaaagaagagTTACATGATGACTCTTTGCAG GTATCAGAATTGCACAATCCCAAATCTGAGACAGATGTCGATGTTGACTATAACAGCTTGTACTCAAGGCAGGACTTTATAGAGGGCGAGGACGGTGAGCTTTCATGGTTTAATGCCGGTGTCCGAGTTGGGGTTGGGATTGGCCTTGGTATTTGTGTGGGTGTTGGATTGGGTGTTGGTCTGCTGGTCCGGACATACCAAAGCACCAGTAGGAACTTCAGGCGGCGATTGCCCTGA
- the LOC102719188 gene encoding uncharacterized protein LOC102719188 isoform X2 gives MAKVPDLGSDFAQKLLLDLRRRRERLGFDSPAPPVQRTSSSSKAAARRDAHSSSQRPLRSQKPQQAAPRVARAEAATTNKSYQQSGNAIARAGKPRHRDTPTTNSHQIVPFQGGGGGSKPATASSIDVQMALALALSNRGKLQNIELVSRNGSIFLRDQDHSSMQLHHRRGEESRLVPAAAPPHVGKVAIGVQKLNDILMAYSSRDTSRRSSADIGRELFRGAMDLEESLSMLVMLQDASDYMEGSGNGKVMLLEGKENRKNSTHSARLVEIFDEDSETDQASNARSLSMQIVPHKKSQSCSINNNSAFELSTVTGNAKNNASEVDKDDSKVRMPSVIAKLMGLENLPSTKVINKGMEKFVKPESVPRKDRRANSAGAKLPIQIIGSERVPSKGRSTNLLPGEWRIGLKNSEEFESGNVQLSNRLTLPLVNKQTRQTMRQMLSRVESTERRGSLGQAMYEDKKVTEETNQQQKVVNVGCRTDAGKKMDFLKRFRRNSGSRQVAEEKQIIQEKNTGKKQVSSMKQFLGRDSEDKYKRARDKFNKENFAITETKNAGRGKNGKTDQRKRQSYNKQTNMHRMEKDSRNYGEMNSKEGIQSLDYKKSTKSEATQLKRLPYTAEIQQENGKHGEENDIGKPSEITYGDGGISEQSNGMMKDKRTSGMVSSDQFMDQIAEELDTTPGVHPSDRSNLVDERVTQTNITDTFTEREHHQNLQLVEVKEQPMDGLSDDKDSSNLTDLQDQNTHVVSCDSFTENQLVLMKMLLKDQYLIETAKALVRNPAPVHFVNASADKWSEKFSSLFSDIAREVIRKKGKRTEAMVEVSMTHPANMKSQYLDDLLMELDGDIESLNISKKSHQQGDDHTAENLRMILHRDMQNNHPDANSMWDFGWNGMSGLPIERNEVVRDLEKNILGGMITDVARELIEFSVRHRCCACEA, from the exons ATGGCCAAGGTGCCTGATCTTGGCTCCGACTTCGCGCAGAAGCTGCTGCtcgacctccgccgccgccgcgagaggCTCGGCTTCgactcgccggcgccgccggtgcagcgcacgtcgtcgtcgtcgaaaGCTGCCGCTCGTCGGG ATGCTCACTCGAGCTCTCAGAGGCCACTTCGAAGCCAGAAGCCACAACAAGCAGCTCCTCGAGTAGCAAGAGCAGAAGCAGCAACAACAAACAAATCA TACCAACAGAGTGGCAATGCCATTGCCAGAGCCGGGAAGCCGCGCCACCGCGACACACCTACTACCAATTCACATCAAATTGTGCCATtccaaggaggaggaggaggcagcaaGCCTGCAACTGCAAGCAGCATCGATGTGCAGATGGCGCTGGCGCTTGCTCTCAGCAACAGAGGCAAGCTCCAGAACATCGAGCTCGTGTCGCGCAACGGCTCCATCTTCCTCAGAGACCAAGATCACAGCAGCATGCAGCTGCACCACCGCCGCGGAGAGGAGAGCCGCctcgtgccggcggcggcgccgccgcacgtCGGCAAGGTGGCGATCGGCGTGCAGAAGCTGAACGACATACTCATGGCGTACTCCTCGAGGGACACGAGCAGGAGGAGCTCGGCTGACATCGGGAGGGAGCTCTTCAGAGGGGCCATGGACCTGGAGGAGTCCCTCAGCATGCTCGTGATGCTCCAAGACGCCTCGGACTACATGGAAGGATCAGGGAATGGCAAGGTGATGCTCCTGGAGGGCAAGGAGAACCGAAAGAACTCGACGCATTCTGCAAGGCTAGTGGAGATTTTTGATGAGGATTCAGAGACCGATCAAGCCAGCAATGCGAGGAGTTTATCGATGCAGATAGTTCCTCACAAGAAGTCCCAAAGCTGTAGTATAAACAACAATTCAGCCTTTGAACTCTCTACAGTTACAGGTAATGCCAAGAACAATGCTTCTGAAGTAGACAAGGATGATTCAAAGGTGAGAATGCCTAGTGTGATAGCCAAGCTTATGGGGCTGGAGAATCTTCCATCGACGAAGGTGATTAACAAGGGGATGGAGAAGTTCGTGAAACCAGAATCAGTGCCAAGAAAGGACAGGAGGGCAAATTCTGCCGGTGCCAAATTGCCGATTCAGATCATAGGTTCAGAAAGGGTGCCATCTAAAGGACGCAGCACGAATTTGCTGCCAGGTGAGTGGAGGATTGGCCTGAAAAACTCTGAAGAGTTTGAAAGTGGTAATGTACAGTTGTCTAATCGTTTAACACTTCCTTTGGTTAATAAGCAAACAAGGCAAACCATGAGACAAATGTTAAGCAGAGTGGAGAGTACAGAGAGAAGAGGTAGTCTAGGGCAAGCAATGTATGAGGACAAGAAAGTGACTGAAGAAACTAATCAGCAGCAGAAGGTTGTCAATGTTGGGTGCCGCACTGATGCAGGTAAAAAGATGGATTTCCTGAAAAGGTTTAGGAGAAATTCAGGCAGCAGACAAGTGGCTGAAGAGAAGCAAATTATTCAAGAAAAGAATACAGGAAAGAAGCAGGTTAGTAGCATGAAGCAGTTTCTGGGCAGAGACAGTGAGGATAAATATAAGAGAGCAAGAGATAAGTTCAACAAGGAAAACTTTGCCATTACTGAAACCAAGAATGCAGGAAGAGGAAAGAACGGCAAGACAGATCAGAGGAAACGGCAATCATACAACAAACAGACAAATATGCATAGAATGGAGAAGGATTCTCGGAACTATGGCGAAATGAATAGTAAAGAAGGCATTCAGAGCTTAGATTACAAGAAGTCAACAAAGTCAGAAGCAACACAACTGAAAAGGCTCCCATATACTGCAGAGATACAACAAGAGAATGGAAAGCATGGAGAAGAGAACGATATTGGCAAGCCATCAGAGATTACATATGGTGATGGAGGTATTTCTGAGCAATCTAATGGAATgatgaaagacaagagaacaTCTGGAATGGTTTCCTCAGACCAATTTATGGACCAAATAGCTGAAGAATTAGATACCACACCTGGTGTGCATCCAAGTGATAGATCAAATCTGGTAGATGAGAGGGTAACTCAGACAAAT ATAACAGATACATTCACAGAGAGGGAACACCACCAAAATCTGCAATTGGTAGAAGTCAAAGAGCAACCAATGGATG GTCTGAGTGATGACAAAGACTCCAGTAATCTGACAGATCTACAAGACCAAAACACGCACGTAGTTTCATGTGATTCATTCACAGAGAATCAGCTCGTGCTTATGAAAATGTTGCTGAAGGATCAATACCTGATTGAAACAGCGAAGGCGCTCGTCAGGAATCCTGCCCCTGTACATTTTGTCAATGCCAGTGCAGATAAATGGTCAGAGAAATTCAGTTCTCTTTTTTCAGACATAGCGCGGGAAGTAATCAGAAAGAAAGGTAAACGAACCGAGGCAATGGTAGAAGTCAGCATGACACATCCAGCCAACATGAAATCGCAATACCTGGATGATCTTCTCATGGAATTGGATGGCGACATCGAGAGTCTGAACATCTCCAAGAAATCTCATCAGCAAGGTGACGATCACACAGCTGAAAACCTGAGAATGATACTTCACAGGGACATGCAGAACAACCATCCAGATGCCAACTCGATGTGGGATTTCGGTTGGAACGGCATGTCTGGCCTTCCCATCGAAAGAAACGAAGTCGTCAGGGATTTGGAGAAGAACATATTGGGGGGCATGATCACGGATGTAGCAAGGGAGCTGATTGAATTCTCAGTGCGCCATAGGTGCTGTGCCTGTGAGGcctga
- the LOC102719188 gene encoding uncharacterized protein LOC102719188 isoform X1 yields MAKVPDLGSDFAQKLLLDLRRRRERLGFDSPAPPVQRTSSSSKAAARRDAHSSSQRPLRSQKPQQAAPRVARAEAATTNKSYQQSGNAIARAGKPRHRDTPTTNSHQIVPFQGGGGGSKPATASSIDVQMALALALSNRGKLQNIELVSRNGSIFLRDQDHSSMQLHHRRGEESRLVPAAAPPHVGKVAIGVQKLNDILMAYSSRDTSRRSSADIGRELFRGAMDLEESLSMLVMLQDASDYMEGSGNGKVMLLEGKENRKNSTHSARLVEIFDEDSETDQASNARSLSMQIVPHKKSQSCSINNNSAFELSTVTGNAKNNASEVDKDDSKVRMPSVIAKLMGLENLPSTKVINKGMEKFVKPESVPRKDRRANSAGAKLPIQIIGSERVPSKGRSTNLLPGEWRIGLKNSEEFESGNVQLSNRLTLPLVNKQTRQTMRQMLSRVESTERRGSLGQAMYEDKKVTEETNQQQKVVNVGCRTDAGKKMDFLKRFRRNSGSRQVAEEKQIIQEKNTGKKQVSSMKQFLGRDSEDKYKRARDKFNKENFAITETKNAGRGKNGKTDQRKRQSYNKQTNMHRMEKDSRNYGEMNSKEGIQSLDYKKSTKSEATQLKRLPYTAEIQQENGKHGEENDIGKPSEITYGDGGISEQSNGMMKDKRTSGMVSSDQFMDQIAEELDTTPGVHPSDRSNLVDERVTQTNDDTTSNTANETTQITDTFTEREHHQNLQLVEVKEQPMDGLSDDKDSSNLTDLQDQNTHVVSCDSFTENQLVLMKMLLKDQYLIETAKALVRNPAPVHFVNASADKWSEKFSSLFSDIAREVIRKKGKRTEAMVEVSMTHPANMKSQYLDDLLMELDGDIESLNISKKSHQQGDDHTAENLRMILHRDMQNNHPDANSMWDFGWNGMSGLPIERNEVVRDLEKNILGGMITDVARELIEFSVRHRCCACEA; encoded by the exons ATGGCCAAGGTGCCTGATCTTGGCTCCGACTTCGCGCAGAAGCTGCTGCtcgacctccgccgccgccgcgagaggCTCGGCTTCgactcgccggcgccgccggtgcagcgcacgtcgtcgtcgtcgaaaGCTGCCGCTCGTCGGG ATGCTCACTCGAGCTCTCAGAGGCCACTTCGAAGCCAGAAGCCACAACAAGCAGCTCCTCGAGTAGCAAGAGCAGAAGCAGCAACAACAAACAAATCA TACCAACAGAGTGGCAATGCCATTGCCAGAGCCGGGAAGCCGCGCCACCGCGACACACCTACTACCAATTCACATCAAATTGTGCCATtccaaggaggaggaggaggcagcaaGCCTGCAACTGCAAGCAGCATCGATGTGCAGATGGCGCTGGCGCTTGCTCTCAGCAACAGAGGCAAGCTCCAGAACATCGAGCTCGTGTCGCGCAACGGCTCCATCTTCCTCAGAGACCAAGATCACAGCAGCATGCAGCTGCACCACCGCCGCGGAGAGGAGAGCCGCctcgtgccggcggcggcgccgccgcacgtCGGCAAGGTGGCGATCGGCGTGCAGAAGCTGAACGACATACTCATGGCGTACTCCTCGAGGGACACGAGCAGGAGGAGCTCGGCTGACATCGGGAGGGAGCTCTTCAGAGGGGCCATGGACCTGGAGGAGTCCCTCAGCATGCTCGTGATGCTCCAAGACGCCTCGGACTACATGGAAGGATCAGGGAATGGCAAGGTGATGCTCCTGGAGGGCAAGGAGAACCGAAAGAACTCGACGCATTCTGCAAGGCTAGTGGAGATTTTTGATGAGGATTCAGAGACCGATCAAGCCAGCAATGCGAGGAGTTTATCGATGCAGATAGTTCCTCACAAGAAGTCCCAAAGCTGTAGTATAAACAACAATTCAGCCTTTGAACTCTCTACAGTTACAGGTAATGCCAAGAACAATGCTTCTGAAGTAGACAAGGATGATTCAAAGGTGAGAATGCCTAGTGTGATAGCCAAGCTTATGGGGCTGGAGAATCTTCCATCGACGAAGGTGATTAACAAGGGGATGGAGAAGTTCGTGAAACCAGAATCAGTGCCAAGAAAGGACAGGAGGGCAAATTCTGCCGGTGCCAAATTGCCGATTCAGATCATAGGTTCAGAAAGGGTGCCATCTAAAGGACGCAGCACGAATTTGCTGCCAGGTGAGTGGAGGATTGGCCTGAAAAACTCTGAAGAGTTTGAAAGTGGTAATGTACAGTTGTCTAATCGTTTAACACTTCCTTTGGTTAATAAGCAAACAAGGCAAACCATGAGACAAATGTTAAGCAGAGTGGAGAGTACAGAGAGAAGAGGTAGTCTAGGGCAAGCAATGTATGAGGACAAGAAAGTGACTGAAGAAACTAATCAGCAGCAGAAGGTTGTCAATGTTGGGTGCCGCACTGATGCAGGTAAAAAGATGGATTTCCTGAAAAGGTTTAGGAGAAATTCAGGCAGCAGACAAGTGGCTGAAGAGAAGCAAATTATTCAAGAAAAGAATACAGGAAAGAAGCAGGTTAGTAGCATGAAGCAGTTTCTGGGCAGAGACAGTGAGGATAAATATAAGAGAGCAAGAGATAAGTTCAACAAGGAAAACTTTGCCATTACTGAAACCAAGAATGCAGGAAGAGGAAAGAACGGCAAGACAGATCAGAGGAAACGGCAATCATACAACAAACAGACAAATATGCATAGAATGGAGAAGGATTCTCGGAACTATGGCGAAATGAATAGTAAAGAAGGCATTCAGAGCTTAGATTACAAGAAGTCAACAAAGTCAGAAGCAACACAACTGAAAAGGCTCCCATATACTGCAGAGATACAACAAGAGAATGGAAAGCATGGAGAAGAGAACGATATTGGCAAGCCATCAGAGATTACATATGGTGATGGAGGTATTTCTGAGCAATCTAATGGAATgatgaaagacaagagaacaTCTGGAATGGTTTCCTCAGACCAATTTATGGACCAAATAGCTGAAGAATTAGATACCACACCTGGTGTGCATCCAAGTGATAGATCAAATCTGGTAGATGAGAGGGTAACTCAGACAAAT GATGACACAACTTCTAATACAGCTAATGAAACTACACAGATAACAGATACATTCACAGAGAGGGAACACCACCAAAATCTGCAATTGGTAGAAGTCAAAGAGCAACCAATGGATG GTCTGAGTGATGACAAAGACTCCAGTAATCTGACAGATCTACAAGACCAAAACACGCACGTAGTTTCATGTGATTCATTCACAGAGAATCAGCTCGTGCTTATGAAAATGTTGCTGAAGGATCAATACCTGATTGAAACAGCGAAGGCGCTCGTCAGGAATCCTGCCCCTGTACATTTTGTCAATGCCAGTGCAGATAAATGGTCAGAGAAATTCAGTTCTCTTTTTTCAGACATAGCGCGGGAAGTAATCAGAAAGAAAGGTAAACGAACCGAGGCAATGGTAGAAGTCAGCATGACACATCCAGCCAACATGAAATCGCAATACCTGGATGATCTTCTCATGGAATTGGATGGCGACATCGAGAGTCTGAACATCTCCAAGAAATCTCATCAGCAAGGTGACGATCACACAGCTGAAAACCTGAGAATGATACTTCACAGGGACATGCAGAACAACCATCCAGATGCCAACTCGATGTGGGATTTCGGTTGGAACGGCATGTCTGGCCTTCCCATCGAAAGAAACGAAGTCGTCAGGGATTTGGAGAAGAACATATTGGGGGGCATGATCACGGATGTAGCAAGGGAGCTGATTGAATTCTCAGTGCGCCATAGGTGCTGTGCCTGTGAGGcctga